The Triticum urartu cultivar G1812 chromosome 5, Tu2.1, whole genome shotgun sequence genome contains the following window.
GGACAAAAAATCGGATCGGGAACACGTTTTTCCCTTTCCAAAAGCCATTTTCGAGAGCGGAAgaaaaaaaacacattttttccgtttccgaaaggcacggccgtgcctttcgCAGAAGCAAAAACACGCCTCTTGCAGAAGGAAAATCGTGCCTCTAACGGAAGGAACAAAAAAGAGAAAACGTGTACTTATTTTGTTTTCGAGTGGCatggccgtgcctctcgcggaagcataACTATACCTCTCACGAAAGggaaaaacagaaaataagtttttttcatttccgagaggcacggccgtgcctctcatGGAAGAAAATCCATTCCTCTGTCGGAAACAAAATCATGCAtctcgcggaagaaaaaaaaacatgttttttcgTTTTCAAAAGGCACGGGTGTTCTTTGCGCGAAAGCAAATCCATGCCTCTCGAGCAAGCAAAACCATGTCTCTCGTGAAAggaaaaaaacacgttttttcaCATAATCTTTTTTCTTGAATTACTAGTGCGCTGTTGGGAGAACAAAGAGATTTCAAGTTTGAAGCCTCGCGCGCACACCTTTTAGAAAAAAACATAGAGAAAATACCTCAAATAGGAGCTCCCCTATTTGACGCCCTTCCGCTCAAATAAAAAGAGAAGACTATTAATAGGATTGGCCCACCACCACCACAGCTCCACGTGGGCGCTTGTATAAATAGCTACCCCAAGAAGCAACCCTCCGTGTGGCTCCCGTGCCGACGCGAACAACACTCCTCCCTGCTGCCAATCTTACCATTCTTGTTCTTGCTCTTCTGCACCCCGCTCCTAGATCGGGATGGGGAAACCGAGGGCCTCCGGTGATGTCAGGACCGGGGCGCTTGCTTCCGGCAGCGGAGGCGCGACGGCGCCGCTCCTCCCCCGGAATGATCGCACGGCGGATGCCAAGGTCCAGGGAGGCTCCCTCTTTATGGTCCTGCTCAGCACCGCGGTCGCCGTCTGCGGCGCCTTCGAGTTCGGCACCTGCGTGAGCCCACCGTCCCTCTTAATTTCTGTCGCTTCAAAAGCGCCCAGAGTGCATTCAGCTAGACATGCATATACCAGCAGCGTGCCTCGAAAAAGGAGGCACATGTGTGCCTAAAAGGTGATGAGAGATGAATGAATAACTTCTCCTCCGGGGAGCTGACCGACTCGTATGTCGTATCCATTTGCGAAATCCCACAAAATTTCATTACTACCATCTTCCAGAATTCAAATGGTTCATGAATGTGGTGCACTGTTATTTTCCCTTCTTCCGTCAGCATTAGGTTTAGTTTACAAAAGCACAagcattttttaaaattttacTTCTGCAAAACTGCGAGGATGGATCTGCACAACATGAAGGGTTCTGATCTGGACAGTTGACCAGATTTTGATGTATCTCAGCAGCACTGCCTGCGCATCTCTTAGCTACAGTCTAGTACATGCAGTACAATATTTAATTTTCCAAGAATCTTATCGCGTCACTCACACATGATGGTACTATCTATGATTATGGACAGAGATGATCTGTGTTTACTCATCCAAGTGCCTTTTCAGGTTGGTTATTCTGCACCCACTCAGTCAGGAATAGAGCGCGAACTCGGACTATCCATGGCTGAGGTTTGTAACATGATTATTTGTCAGCCATATAGTTATGCAGGATTTTCTTTTTCTCCTGTCCTAATCTTCTCTATTCTGACCCAACTAAACCTTGCAGTTCGCAATTTTTGGGTCTGTGTTGACTATCGGGGCAATGATTGGCGCTGTTAGCAGCGGACGCTTAGCGGACTCTCTTGGACGTAAAATGGTAGCCTGTGCACTTTTACTTCATTATTATTAATTGGGCTAGCTTGTGTGTTTTTATTTCACATTCGTCTTCTCTCCGTGTCTTATTGTTTTGCTTGTCACAGACCATGCGGATAGCAGCTACTATTTGCGTTTTTGGTTGGCTTTCTATACATTTCGCTAAGGTTTGTTACTTGGTGAAGTTATTCCAGGTCTTGTGCTTTCCTACCGACATCTTACCTTGATGTTCTAATGTGAAGGGTGCTATTATGCTCTATTTTGGAAGAACCTTGCTGGGCTTTTGTACCGGTGTTCTTTCTTATGTGGTATGTATCACTTAATTAGTTCAGCATACACTCTTTAGTCTTGAGTCTCTTCACTACTGCAATTTTCGTATATGTCGGGTGTCGGCGTCTTCGCCGGCAGCCAAAACACGGGCACTCGGCAAACTAAACAACACTGAGAGCCGCACTCGGCAAACCTGGCCTCACGGCAACTGCTTACTTTGTTGTCACTGGCTCACGGCGAACAAGCACCGAACGGCAAACGGCGCAGACGCCGAGAGCCGCGCACGGCAAAGAGGAGCCACGTGGCATGTCCGCTCGCACCAAACGGCTCCGTCAGTTACTTCCAATATTACCGAGAGTCGTTTTTCGACGCTCGGCAAAGTATATGACACATCCTATTTTCCTTTTTTGTGTGTGTTCTTTTGTCCTCTATGTTTTTGTTTGATATTTCATATCTTTTAACGACTAAAGTCTCAAACTGCCATGGCTTGTGTTTTGTGTTGGATTTTTTCAAATCTCAACTTCTAAGCACTATACTACCTCTGTTCCTTTATATAAGGTATATTATTTTTGCCCGAGGCACAAAATTATAGTGTATTTAGGATGAAGTTATCCTTGGCCTAGGGTTAGGACCTTCGGCTCTCGGTAAAGGCCacatcatattttccatccattCGTTTGTGTTTCTTTACCACTCTTTGTTTCTGATATTTCATGACTTTTAATGACTAAAGATCCAAAATGCCATGAGTTTTGATGACTTCTGTTTTCGGTTATATTTTTTTAAAATCTTAACTTTTAATTAAGCACTACATATAAAGTAAAAGAATGAAAACAATGACCTGCCGTAACACCAAGAAGCAGGTATTCACCAACCCCTATCCCCTCTCGGTGCCGGTCAATGCCGTAGACCGCCGGGGCCACCGGTTGGGTGCTCGATCGGGAAGCCGCCCGAGGGGCAACTGGCCCTACATGCATGCGTGTGGCCAAGGCATATGTATGAAAGGGTGGTGTGGTGTACGAATACCCAATGCACAtccttgacgtggcagatgcctcATAAATCGGACACATGCACGGGCATGAACGTCGAGGACTAGCTGCGTTCGTCACCCAGATCGAGCCGGCGGTGGGCAATCCTATGAGGGAATGGACTAAAATTGGCTTCACGGTGAACGGGGCATTCACTGAGAGCCACGCACGGCAAAGGGAGGCCACATGGCATACCCTTTCGGGAGTGACGGCGTTGTCACTTGGTTCACCCTAGACCGAGAGCTGTGACGTCACCCTCGGTAAGAAGACGTCACACAAACATTTTTCTAACTGACATGTGGTTCCACTGGTCACATTTATCAGTAAAAAAAATAACGATGTCTTTGCCGAGAGTGCTCGGCAATGCTCGTGATCAGGAGCTGACACGTGGCTCTCTCCTATAGGCTCTCTTTGTCGAGAGTGGCTCTCGGCAAAGATGGCCCTCGGCTTGTTAACGtggacccacatgtcaggagCTGACACGTGGCGCACTCCTATTGGCTCTCTTTGCCGAGAGTGGCTCTCGGCAAAGATGGCCCTCGGCGTGTTAACGTGGATCCACATGTCAGGAGCTGACACGTGGCGCTCTCCTATTGGCTGTCTTTGCCGAGAGTGTCTCTCGGCAAAGATGGCCCTCGGCGTGATACTGTGGACCCGCATGTCAGGACCTGACACGTGGCGCACTCCTATTGGCTCTCTTTGCCGAGAGTGGCTCTCGGCAAAGATGGCCCTCGGCGTGTTAACGTGGTCCACATGTCAGGAGCTGACACGTGGCGCTCTCCTATTGGCTCTCTTTGCCGAGAGTGTCTCTCGGCAAAGATGGCCCTCGGCGTGATACTGTGGACCCGCATGTCAGGACCTGACACGTGGCGCTCTCCTATTGGCTCTCTTTGCCGAGAGTGGCTCTCGCCAAAGATGCGCCACGTGGCAACCGCCGTCCATGTCGGTTGTCCGTTAGCTACTTTTTTTTACCAAGTGTTACTGTTTGGCTCTCGGCAAACAGTTTGCCGAGTGCCCGTGTCCCGGCAAATTCCTGCTTGCCTGAGAGGTGTAAGCCGGGCGGCTTTTGCCGAGTGCGGCACTCGGCAAAGGCTTTGCGAGCGGGTTTTGGCCCTTTGTCGAGTGTTCGTGGCACTCGGCGTATAACTCGATTCCAGTAGTGCTTGTGTCTCAATCTTGTATCAGTTGTAAATGTTCATGTTTTACAGTTTTAGTGTGCCGATGTTGCGCTGGATACTGCAGGTGCCTGTGTTCATAGCTGAAATAGCGCCTAAGGATCTCAGAGGTGGCCTTGCAACTTCAAACCAGGTTTATAACTATAGGACAAAAACTCCATAATCCACATTTAACCTCGTAAGTTTTAATAGTTTCCACTTTCCACCACCTGGTTACGCATGTGCAGTTGTTGATcgtttgtgggagttcgactacTTACATAACAGGGGCGCTGGTTACATGGCGCAATTTGGTATTAGTTGGTAATTTGTTTTCACACCCATATAAACATAGTTATCTTTTACTTTCATGTTGGATGGAATTACTTAGAAATTTTTGTGTGTGCAGGTATAGTGCCATCTGTTCTCCTCTTAGTAGGTCTTCTCTTCATTCCAGAGTCACCAAGATGGCTGGTAAGGAACTTCAGAGTCTTCGGAGAATGTTCTGTGAAACATGAGGGTTTTCAATTTATCGGGGGGAGAAAATGATCTGTTTGCTCAATGGTTTTCTAATGGTGATTTACAAATCACCTTAGAACCTCCCTTTGCTAGCAAAAGTTAGAATGGAAACTATAAAGTACTTTAATAGTACTCATGAACTAATATGACCTTTGACTTTAGTCATTTCATGATACATATATTTCTATGTTGAATCTCACTGCACATTTTTTACAGGCTCAGGTTGGAAGGGAGGAAGAATTCCACACCGCATTGCAGATGCTGCGTGGAGAGAATGCTGACATATCTGAAGAGGCCATTGAGATCAAAGTTAGCTTTCTGTTCTAATAGCCTGTATATAATAGGGTACTCAATGATAATAGTATATGCAAAGAGAATTATACTCAAAATGATCATTTCATCCAGGAGTACATTGAATCCCTCCAAAGCCTCCCAAAGGCCAGGATTCAGGACTTGTTTTTGAGCAGAAATATATTTGCGGTCATTGTAAGATATCACTTTGACTACTACTTCATTTTAAAATGCCATCATGATTTGCGCACTGAATTTGGGATTTGATCATATGAATTTTCTCATAATTCGTAACCTGTAATATCATTGTGATATTATATGCACAGGTGGGTGTTGGCTTGATGATCTTCCAGCAATTGGGAGGGATAAATGGTGTAGGCTTTTATGCAAGCTCTATCTTTAGTTCTGCAGGTATGCAAATGTCATCATCATTGTGCCATTCTTTTTAACAGTTCTGCATGAAATGTGTTGATTCATCTCAACTTCAGGATTTTCTGGAAAACTTGGAACCATATTAATTGGCATTGTTCAGGTTTGCGATACACTGTTTTCCATAAATTTTGCTAATTACTAGTATGAAATTTTGTTTATAACCATGATCGTTTCAGATTCCCATTACATTGCTTGGCGCCTTTCTCATGGATAGGAGTGGAAGAAGGGTTCTTCTAATGGTATAAGATGATACAAAGCTTAGCTAATGTATACAAAGAGAGAATGTTAGGTTGAATTTTGTTTTGAGCTTCTTATTTATACAGGTTTCCGCATCTGGGACATTCTTGGGCTGCTTTTTGACAGGAATATCGTTCTACCTAAAGGTAACAGCATCTTTCCTAACCATATAGTAGTAGAAAAGTTCTTATGACACTTTTTGGGAACATATGGGAGACTGGCGGGTTATCATAAGATAATGTTAAGGAGAAAAGCTGTGGCAAGGAAAACTTATTTTGTTTGTCGTTATGTCTGTAACGTGAATGGTAAATAATGTTTTAGGCGCACGGACTATTCCTAGAATGGGTTCCTGCATTGGCTCTTTCCGGCATCCTGGTAAG
Protein-coding sequences here:
- the LOC125556383 gene encoding sugar transporter ERD6-like 16 isoform X1, which produces MGKPRASGDVRTGALASGSGGATAPLLPRNDRTADAKVQGGSLFMVLLSTAVAVCGAFEFGTCVGYSAPTQSGIERELGLSMAEFAIFGSVLTIGAMIGAVSSGRLADSLGRKMTMRIAATICVFGWLSIHFAKGAIMLYFGRTLLGFCTGVLSYVVPVFIAEIAPKDLRGGLATSNQLLIVCGSSTTYITGALVTWRNLVLVGIVPSVLLLVGLLFIPESPRWLAQVGREEEFHTALQMLRGENADISEEAIEIKEYIESLQSLPKARIQDLFLSRNIFAVIVGVGLMIFQQLGGINGVGFYASSIFSSAGFSGKLGTILIGIVQIPITLLGAFLMDRSGRRVLLMVSASGTFLGCFLTGISFYLKAHGLFLEWVPALALSGILVYIGAYSIGMGPVPWVVMSEVRKNNNQNLFWTDKSAIEVRKQLPFNFSWINFLQIFAINIKAIGGSLVTLISWLGSFAVSYSFNFLMDWSSAGTFFMFSAASLVTILFVARLVPETKGKTLEEIQDAWN
- the LOC125556383 gene encoding sugar transporter ERD6-like 16 isoform X2, whose translation is MGKPRASGDVRTGALASGSGGATAPLLPRNDRTADAKVQGGSLFMVLLSTAVAVCGAFEFGTCVGYSAPTQSGIERELGLSMAEFAIFGSVLTIGAMIGAVSSGRLADSLGRKMTMRIAATICVFGWLSIHFAKGAIMLYFGRTLLGFCTGVLSYVVPVFIAEIAPKDLRGGLATSNQLLIVCGSSTTYITGALVTWRNLVLVGIVPSVLLLVGLLFIPESPRWLAQVGREEEFHTALQMLRGENADISEEAIEIKEYIESLQSLPKARIQDLFLSRNIFAVIVGVGLMIFQQLGGINGVGFYASSIFSSAGFSGKLGTILIGIVQIPITLLGAFLMDRSGRRVLLMVSASGTFLGCFLTGISFYLKAHGLFLEWVPALALSGILVYIGAYSIGMGPVPWVVMSEIFAINIKAIGGSLVTLISWLGSFAVSYSFNFLMDWSSAGTFFMFSAASLVTILFVARLVPETKGKTLEEIQDAWN